ACGTAGACTAGGCTGAGGTTTACAGACAATAATCAGGCTCCACCATATATGAAGGCAAGCAGCATGTGGTCGACATAGAGTTGGATGTGGACGTTCTCCTCGATGGCCAGCTTGTTCTCTTCGAGCATTCGGGCTTGTTCTACTTCCATCTCTTTCACTTTGGCTTTCATATGGTTAAGCCGCTTCTTCATGCGTTCAGTTTCTACTCTCTTCTCTGAAACCTTGGCTCTCAGCTTCTCGACTGCAGCCTTCATTTAGTTTTGATTGGGAGAACAAAtgagaaattattttaaaaaattcgaTTGATAAGAAATCTAATGGTACAGACCTCAAGGCTCCTTCTCTTTGTCCCACAACGCAGCCGTGATCCAGTGGATTTAGCCTTTTTCTGTATCATCAGTGACATGACTGATCCCCTCATGCGATTACCTGTTTAAAGACATTTTAGAGAGACAGAGATTTGTGAATATGGCTTTCTCCATTCACTCCATAATCATCATTGTCAAAATTCGTAACTTGGAAGTTCAATTAGCCCATTCAAATTCTTCCGCTTatgaagaggaagagaagaagaatttgTAGGACGGGGGCAGCCGGAACAGAAATCCGGATCAAACTCGGTGACCCGGGGTTTTGC
This genomic window from Tripterygium wilfordii isolate XIE 37 chromosome 9, ASM1340144v1, whole genome shotgun sequence contains:
- the LOC120006126 gene encoding uncharacterized protein LOC120006126 → MTEGNRMRGSVMSLMIQKKAKSTGSRLRCGTKRRSLEAAVEKLRAKVSEKRVETERMKKRLNHMKAKVKEMEVEQARMLEENKLAIEENVHIQLYVDHMLLAFIYGGA